The genomic stretch ACTCCCCAGACGTTTACTAAAAAAAGCGGTTTCGCAGGAGTGGCCTCAATTTTTTCCCGGATGCGTCCGATGTGTACCGTCACAGTATGTTTATCTCCAACTTGATGCCAGAACTTCTCCAACAGATGTTCGTACGTAAACACCTGTCTGGGATGTTCGGCAAACAAGCGCAATAGCTCAAACTCGCGAGGAGTCAACGCCACCTGTCGCCCCTCCACATAGAGGTCATGAGCCTTGAGGTCCAACACAAATCGTCCGAAATCCAGTCGATGGCTGCGTTCCTCAGGTTGTGGCTTTCGTCCATTTGTTCTGCGCAGGACCGCCTTTACGCGGGCCACCACTTCGGCGGGCGATGATGATTTGACAATGTAATCATCTCCGCCGATTCCCAGACCTACGATTTTGGTCGCATCTTCTTCGCGGGCGCTGAGGAAGAGGATGGGCACGTCGCTTGTTTTTCGAACCTGCCTGCACAGGTCAAATCCATTCATTCCCGGCATCATCAGATCGACGAGCAAAGCATCCACAGTCGTGCGCTCTAGAACAACAAACGCTTCAGAAGCGCTGTGCACAGTCTCAACAGCAAAGCCCTCCATCTCCAGAAAGTCCTTCATCAAATCAACAATGGCGGGATCATCGTCCACGACAAGAATTTTTTGCATGGTCATCACCTCTATACCGAGTAGTGTACCATCTGTGCGCGGATCGCCTCTTCTTGTTGAGCGTTTTGTGAGATTTTCGCTGTAGACGACTGCCAACAGCTACAAAACGAAAGGGGAATGATCTGTGGAACCGAAGAAGCGTTTGGGCCAAATTGGTTCCGTCTTGTGTACTCAATGTCGCACACAGGGGGATTTTTCTAACCTATATGCAACAGAAGAAATAATTTCTGAACCGTAATGATTTTAGTATTGCGCCCAAGAAGGAATTGTTAGCGATCCGTTTGGCGTGTCAACTGCTTGTCCGTTTTCTGCATATCATGATTTTTCCATCGTCCGCGATTGGGATATACTTGAGGAAGTACCAATCACCAAACGCTGGAGGTTTTTTCGATGAGACTGATTCCTTATCTTTCGTTCGATGGAAAAGCGGAAGAAGCGATGAACTTTTATGCTGACGCTTTGGGCGGTGAAGTGACACAATTGGACCGTTACAGCGGGGCACGGGGCATGGAGATTCCCGCAGGATATGAAGACAAAGTATTGCACGGACGTGTGAAAATTGGCGACCACTTTCTCTATTTCTCCGATGCGAAACGTGATCTTGCATCGGGCGAGCAAATGAGCTTGACGGTCGAATTTGATCACGAGGAACAAGTAGATCGGGCCTTCGAATTGCTTTCCAAAGAGGGTCAGGTCTTCATGCCGCTCGATAAGATGTTCTGGGGTGCAAAATATGCGAAACTGACCGACAAGTACGGCATCCAGTGGGACCTGAACTATCAATACAAATAGCACAACCTGATCGGCGTACCAACGAAAGCAAGCGCACAAAAAGAACCTTTGTCCTCCAAACAAGGGTTCTTTTTGCCGATTCAATCGTCTGAGCAGTGCTACAATAAAGGTACCATTTGGAAAGTTGATCCCGAGGCGCTCGAATCATCGAACAACCCCTCGTAGGCCAAGGGGTTGTTCAGCATATAGAGGGTGCGCGATTTCGCGAACGACAGCACATTCCAGTCACGGGATGGCCAATGTCCACAAAGCGTGACGGATAGCTGTAATTGTCGCGATCGATCACACAAAAATGCAGATGAGGAGAGAACGAATAGCCAGTTTCACCAGAACGACCGATCAACTGGCCTTGCTGCACAAACTGCCCGACCCGTACCAGGTGCTCACTCAGATGTCCATAGAGCGTGTAGCTGCCATTGCGGTGCTTGATCCGCACCTGATCGCCATATCCATCCGTTCCCGTATAGCCGACCGTGTGCACCACACCGCTCGATGCGGCAACGACCGGAGCGCCGATGGGCAGATCGAAGTCCCACCCGTAATACGTGAAAGGGATGTTGTGCGTATCATCGAAATTTCCTTTGATGCAGGTATACGCTCTCCCCGCAGGCCACGGCGCCAATAGATCGCTAGGACCATAATTGATAGGAGCACCGAGCACGAGGAGCAGCAAAAACAGTACCAAAAACGAGACTGCGAAGCGGGAAATTGATCGCAATCGTGACACCTCCTGCACAAAAAAGGAACAGTTTGGTACTGTTCCTTTTCTGTCGTGCCTCTACCAGACGGCGACGACGCGGCGGGAGATAACCTGTCCTGGATACATCCCATACGGGCCGAAGCCGCCACCAACGCGGGTTGCCTGTCCAGCGCCAAAAGCTGCGCCACCAGGGCCCGATTGTGCGAAACCGAACGATTGCGTGCCGAACGGTGAGGTCACGCCACCGCCGAGGCCAACGCCAGGGCCGGTAGTCGCGCCGATGCCGGTCGTCGTGCCAAACCGTGAAGTTGTCCCGCCAATGCCAAAACCTGCGCCTCCAGGGCCGGAAGCGGAAAAGCCAAGGCTTGCCCCTGTCCCAAACGGTCCGGTTACTCCAAAGCCACCTGCTGCAGCCGGACCTGTTGTGATTCCGGTTCCGAAGCTACTCGACGGGCCAGCACCCGGGAAAAATACGAGTTTTCCATCGATTTTACGGGCGTTCTTCCGAGTTGCTTTCTTGGTCGTACGTTTCTTGCTCTGCTTGCTCAAGTCTGTCACGCTCCTGTTATAAAGTAGTCATTCATTGAAGATCTGAGCCCCGCCGATGAAGGCAGGGCTTCAGATCAAGAGATACTAACGGCACTCAACATGAGTGGTTTGCAC from Tumebacillus algifaecis encodes the following:
- a CDS encoding response regulator transcription factor, which encodes MQKILVVDDDPAIVDLMKDFLEMEGFAVETVHSASEAFVVLERTTVDALLVDLMMPGMNGFDLCRQVRKTSDVPILFLSAREEDATKIVGLGIGGDDYIVKSSSPAEVVARVKAVLRRTNGRKPQPEERSHRLDFGRFVLDLKAHDLYVEGRQVALTPREFELLRLFAEHPRQVFTYEHLLEKFWHQVGDKHTVTVHIGRIREKIEATPAKPLFLVNVWGVGYRFEGVRR
- a CDS encoding VOC family protein; protein product: MRLIPYLSFDGKAEEAMNFYADALGGEVTQLDRYSGARGMEIPAGYEDKVLHGRVKIGDHFLYFSDAKRDLASGEQMSLTVEFDHEEQVDRAFELLSKEGQVFMPLDKMFWGAKYAKLTDKYGIQWDLNYQYK
- a CDS encoding M23 family metallopeptidase — its product is MRSISRFAVSFLVLFLLLLVLGAPINYGPSDLLAPWPAGRAYTCIKGNFDDTHNIPFTYYGWDFDLPIGAPVVAASSGVVHTVGYTGTDGYGDQVRIKHRNGSYTLYGHLSEHLVRVGQFVQQGQLIGRSGETGYSFSPHLHFCVIDRDNYSYPSRFVDIGHPVTGMCCRSRNRAPSIC